One genomic segment of Acidihalobacter prosperus includes these proteins:
- the rplC gene encoding 50S ribosomal protein L3: MSIGLVGRKLGMTRVFTEAGESVPVTVIEAEPNRVTQVRTADVDGYEAVQVTAGERKASRVTKPMAGHFAKANVTAGRGLWESRATAAELEGIEAGGEITVERFAEGQIVDVVGVSKGKGYAGVIKRHHFRGQDRTHGNSLSHRAPGSIGQNQTPGRVFKGKKMSGHLGNVRVTTQNLQVVRVDVERNLILVRGAVPGAVGGDVIVKPAVKQKG; this comes from the coding sequence ATGTCTATCGGATTGGTTGGGCGCAAATTGGGCATGACCCGCGTGTTTACCGAAGCGGGCGAGTCCGTGCCGGTTACCGTGATCGAGGCTGAGCCTAATCGGGTGACGCAGGTCAGGACCGCCGACGTGGACGGTTACGAGGCGGTTCAGGTGACCGCCGGTGAGCGCAAGGCCTCGCGTGTGACCAAGCCGATGGCGGGTCACTTCGCCAAGGCCAATGTGACGGCCGGTCGCGGACTCTGGGAGTCGCGGGCAACGGCGGCCGAGCTGGAAGGTATCGAGGCGGGTGGCGAGATTACCGTGGAGCGCTTTGCCGAGGGGCAGATCGTCGACGTCGTCGGCGTGAGCAAGGGCAAGGGTTACGCGGGCGTCATCAAGCGTCATCACTTTCGCGGCCAGGATCGCACCCATGGCAACTCGCTGTCGCACCGCGCGCCGGGTTCCATCGGCCAGAACCAGACGCCGGGTCGCGTGTTCAAGGGCAAGAAAATGTCGGGTCACCTCGGAAATGTCCGCGTGACCACGCAAAATCTTCAGGTTGTGCGCGTCGATGTCGAGCGTAACCTGATACTGGTCAGGGGCGCTGTCCCGGGCGCGGTCGGCGGCGATGTCATCGTCAAGCCGGCGGTCAAGCAGAAGGGTTAA
- the rpsJ gene encoding 30S ribosomal protein S10, which yields MATSQRIRIRLKAFDHRLIDRSASEIVETAKRTGARVKGPIPLPTRKESFTILVSPHVNKDARDQYEIRTHKRLMDILDPTDKTVDALMKLDLAAGVDVQIRLN from the coding sequence ATGGCTACGAGTCAGAGAATCCGGATTCGCCTCAAGGCGTTCGATCATCGTCTGATCGACCGTTCGGCCAGCGAGATCGTCGAAACCGCCAAGCGGACCGGTGCGCGGGTCAAGGGCCCGATTCCCCTGCCGACACGCAAGGAGAGCTTCACGATCCTGGTGTCGCCACACGTCAACAAGGATGCGCGCGATCAGTATGAGATCCGCACGCACAAGCGACTGATGGACATCCTGGACCCGACCGACAAGACGGTCGACGCGCTGATGAAGCTGGATCTCGCAGCCGGCGTGGATGTGCAAATCAGGCTTAACTAA
- the tuf gene encoding elongation factor Tu, which translates to MAKEKFERKKPHVNVGTIGHVDHGKTTLTAALTKVMAEKHGGAFSAYDQIDKAPEERARGITIATAHVEYESDARHYAHVDCPGHADYVKNMITGAAQMDGAILVCSAADGPMPQTREHILLARQVGVPYIVVFLNKADMVDDPELLELVEMEVRDLLSSYDFPGDDTPIVTGSALKALEGDTSEIGVPAIEKLVAEMDAYIPEPERAVDGAFLMPIEDVFSISGRGTVVTGRIERGIVKVGDEVEIVGLHDTTKTTVTGVEMFRKLLDQGQAGDNVGVLLRGTKREEVERGQVLCKPGSIKPHTKFEAEVYVLSKEEGGRHTPFFNGYRPQFYFRTTDVTGSVDLPEGTEMVMPGDNVSIKVSLIAPIAMEEGLRFAIREGGRTVGAGVVSKVIE; encoded by the coding sequence ATGGCCAAGGAAAAGTTTGAACGCAAGAAGCCGCATGTAAACGTGGGAACGATCGGGCATGTGGATCATGGCAAGACGACGCTGACGGCGGCGTTGACGAAGGTGATGGCGGAGAAGCATGGCGGCGCGTTCAGTGCGTACGACCAGATCGACAAGGCGCCGGAAGAGCGCGCGCGCGGCATCACGATTGCGACGGCGCACGTGGAATACGAGTCGGACGCGCGTCACTACGCGCACGTGGACTGCCCCGGGCATGCCGACTACGTCAAGAACATGATCACGGGTGCGGCGCAGATGGACGGCGCGATCCTGGTGTGTTCGGCGGCGGACGGTCCGATGCCGCAGACGCGCGAGCACATTCTGCTGGCGCGTCAGGTGGGCGTGCCGTACATCGTGGTGTTCCTGAACAAGGCCGACATGGTCGACGATCCGGAGCTGCTGGAGCTGGTGGAGATGGAAGTGCGCGACCTGCTGTCGAGCTACGACTTCCCCGGCGACGACACCCCGATCGTGACGGGTTCCGCGCTCAAGGCGCTGGAAGGCGACACGAGCGAGATTGGGGTGCCGGCGATCGAGAAGCTGGTGGCGGAGATGGACGCGTACATTCCGGAGCCCGAGCGTGCGGTTGACGGTGCGTTCCTGATGCCGATCGAGGACGTGTTCTCGATTTCGGGTCGCGGCACCGTGGTGACCGGTCGTATTGAGCGCGGGATCGTCAAGGTGGGCGACGAAGTGGAGATCGTGGGATTGCACGACACCACGAAGACCACGGTGACGGGCGTCGAGATGTTCCGCAAGCTGCTGGACCAGGGTCAGGCAGGCGACAATGTTGGCGTGCTGCTGCGCGGCACCAAGCGCGAGGAAGTGGAGCGCGGCCAGGTGCTGTGCAAGCCGGGTTCGATCAAGCCGCACACCAAGTTCGAGGCCGAGGTTTACGTGCTGTCGAAGGAAGAGGGCGGTCGTCACACCCCGTTCTTCAACGGCTACCGTCCGCAGTTTTACTTCCGCACGACGGACGTGACGGGTTCGGTGGACCTGCCGGAAGGCACGGAGATGGTGATGCCTGGCGACAACGTGTCGATCAAGGTGTCGTTGATTGCGCCGATCGCGATGGAAGAAGGCCTGCGCTTTGCGATTCGCGAAGGTGGTCGCACCGTCGGCGCCGGCGTCGTCTCCAAGGTCATCGAGTAA
- a CDS encoding UDP-glucose dehydrogenase family protein, whose translation MKITIYGSGYVGLVTGACLAQVGNHVLCVDVDPDKIHRLEQGDIPIYEPGLDKLVRDNAAAGRLRFTLDAAEGVRHGLFQFIAVGTPPDEDGSADLRHVLEVARSVGQHMDDYRIVVNKSTVPVGTADRVREALAEALAARGVAAEFDVVSNPEFLKEGAAIEDFMKPDRIVVGTDNPRTGELMRALYAPFNRSRERVVLMDVRSAELTKYAANAMLATKISFMNELANLAERLGADIEAVRVGIGSDPRIGYHFIYPGCGYGGSCFPKDVKALERTARGSGYQAELLAAVESVNERQKQRLFEKLHAHFAGDLRGRSFALWGLAFKPNTDDMREAPSRALMEALWEAGARVQAYDPVAMHECRRIYGERSDLALCDSPEETLEGADALLIVTEWAHFRSPDFDLIKQKLSQPLILDGRNLYDPKIMHQLGFQYLAIGRPLKGSA comes from the coding sequence ATGAAGATCACGATATACGGATCGGGTTACGTAGGGCTGGTGACGGGTGCGTGTCTGGCGCAGGTGGGCAATCACGTGCTGTGCGTCGACGTCGATCCCGACAAGATCCACCGCCTCGAACAGGGCGACATCCCCATCTACGAGCCCGGTCTCGACAAGCTCGTGCGCGACAACGCCGCCGCCGGCCGCCTGCGCTTCACCCTCGACGCCGCCGAGGGCGTCAGGCACGGCCTGTTCCAGTTCATCGCCGTCGGCACCCCGCCCGACGAGGACGGCTCGGCCGATCTGCGCCATGTCCTCGAGGTCGCCCGCAGCGTCGGCCAACACATGGACGACTACCGCATCGTGGTCAACAAGTCGACCGTGCCCGTGGGCACCGCCGACCGCGTCCGCGAGGCCCTCGCCGAGGCCCTCGCCGCGCGCGGGGTGGCGGCGGAGTTCGATGTGGTCTCGAATCCGGAGTTCCTCAAGGAGGGCGCGGCCATCGAGGACTTCATGAAGCCCGACCGCATCGTGGTCGGCACGGACAACCCGCGCACCGGCGAGCTGATGCGGGCGCTGTATGCGCCCTTCAACCGCAGCCGCGAGCGCGTGGTGCTGATGGACGTGCGTTCGGCCGAGCTGACCAAGTACGCGGCCAATGCGATGCTGGCCACCAAGATCAGCTTCATGAACGAGCTGGCCAATCTGGCCGAACGCCTGGGCGCGGACATCGAGGCGGTACGCGTGGGCATCGGCTCGGACCCGCGCATCGGCTATCACTTCATCTATCCGGGCTGCGGCTACGGCGGCTCGTGCTTCCCCAAGGACGTGAAGGCCCTCGAGCGCACCGCGCGCGGCAGCGGCTATCAGGCCGAGCTGCTGGCCGCAGTGGAGTCGGTCAACGAGCGCCAGAAGCAGCGCCTGTTCGAGAAGCTGCACGCGCACTTCGCCGGCGATCTCAGGGGCCGCAGCTTCGCCCTCTGGGGCCTGGCCTTCAAGCCCAACACCGACGACATGCGCGAGGCCCCCAGCCGCGCCCTGATGGAGGCGCTGTGGGAGGCCGGTGCCCGCGTGCAGGCCTACGACCCGGTCGCCATGCACGAGTGCCGCCGGATCTACGGCGAACGGTCCGATCTTGCCCTGTGCGACAGCCCAGAGGAGACCCTGGAGGGCGCCGACGCCCTGCTCATCGTCACCGAGTGGGCCCACTTCCGCAGCCCCGACTTCGACCTCATCAAACAAAAACTCTCGCAGCCCCTCATCCTCGACGGCCGCAACCTCTACGACCCCAAAATCATGCATCAGCTCGGCTTCCAGTACCTCGCCATCGGGCGGCCGCTCAAAGGCAGCGCCTGA
- the mrdA gene encoding penicillin-binding protein 2, with protein sequence MKRRDPLADPATQKRLFNYRTLVTAFAVILLFVAAITRLVQLQIFDHQGYAQAARQNRVRVQPIPPPRGLIYSRSGQLLAENVPSYTLAVIPDEVRHLAATLKALGKIVRLTPEDLRSFKALRTVTPGYRAIPLATHLDQKDLARFAVDRYRFPGVEIESRLRRYYPYANLTADTVGYVGRISESDLKHVDASAYAGTVYFGKSGLELADQARLHGQPGYKVMEVDANGQPVGTLKRERPHPGDDLILTLDMGLQQVAQQAMKGKRGAVVVMDPRTGAILAAVSNPAYDPNWFVDGISSRRYRTLVGDPGNPLWNRAFAASYAPGSTIKPFIALAGLNDRVIQPQTRVFSGPYYIIPGDKTQHRFWDWTPYGHGWTDLTKAIAQSVDTYFYPLAYQLGIHRIDDMLGRFGFGKPPPLHLPGVAAGVLPSPAWKQRTQGHPWYPGDTVLMGIGQGYLQVTPLQLASAVSEIAMRGHADRPHLLRAIRNPVDGRTEAVKPQPLPAITLKRPAYWQNVIAGMQAVIDSPAGTAYREFHSFPLPVAGKTGTAQVFANPKNPFQQKRRHIPYRLRDNALFEAFTPVDHPELAVVVIVEHAGDRLGPASTVTRKIMDYWLAHRRAIEHPGTPVTLEPDTRAATQ encoded by the coding sequence GTGAAGCGACGGGACCCACTCGCAGACCCGGCAACCCAGAAGCGGCTATTCAACTACCGCACACTCGTCACGGCATTCGCGGTCATACTGCTGTTCGTGGCGGCCATCACCCGCCTGGTGCAGCTCCAGATATTCGATCATCAGGGCTATGCGCAAGCCGCGCGCCAGAATCGCGTCCGCGTGCAGCCGATTCCACCACCTCGCGGCCTGATCTATAGCCGCAGCGGGCAGCTGCTGGCCGAGAACGTGCCCAGCTACACCCTGGCCGTGATCCCAGACGAGGTGCGCCATCTCGCCGCGACCCTCAAGGCGCTGGGCAAAATTGTCAGGCTTACGCCCGAGGACCTGCGCAGTTTCAAGGCCTTGCGTACCGTCACCCCGGGCTATCGCGCGATCCCGCTGGCCACCCACCTCGACCAAAAGGACTTGGCACGCTTCGCGGTCGATCGCTACCGTTTCCCCGGGGTGGAAATCGAGTCGCGGCTACGCCGCTACTACCCCTATGCCAACCTGACCGCCGATACCGTGGGCTATGTCGGCCGCATCAGCGAATCGGATCTCAAGCACGTCGATGCCAGTGCCTACGCGGGTACCGTGTATTTCGGCAAGAGCGGCCTTGAATTGGCCGATCAGGCGCGGCTTCACGGCCAACCGGGCTACAAGGTCATGGAGGTCGACGCCAATGGCCAGCCGGTGGGCACCCTCAAACGTGAACGCCCCCATCCTGGCGACGATCTCATCCTGACCCTGGACATGGGCCTGCAACAGGTCGCGCAGCAGGCGATGAAGGGCAAGCGCGGTGCCGTGGTGGTCATGGATCCGCGCACCGGCGCCATCCTCGCCGCGGTCTCCAATCCGGCCTACGATCCGAACTGGTTCGTCGACGGCATTTCCAGCCGGCGCTATCGCACCCTGGTCGGCGACCCCGGCAACCCACTGTGGAATCGCGCCTTCGCGGCCAGCTACGCCCCGGGTTCGACGATCAAGCCGTTCATCGCCCTGGCCGGCCTGAACGATCGGGTCATCCAACCCCAGACGAGAGTCTTCTCCGGCCCCTACTACATCATCCCCGGGGACAAGACGCAGCATCGGTTCTGGGACTGGACGCCCTACGGGCATGGCTGGACCGACCTGACCAAGGCCATCGCGCAATCGGTCGACACCTATTTCTATCCGCTAGCCTATCAGCTGGGCATCCATCGCATCGACGACATGCTGGGACGCTTCGGCTTCGGCAAGCCGCCACCGTTGCACCTGCCCGGCGTAGCCGCCGGCGTGCTGCCGTCGCCGGCGTGGAAACAACGCACCCAAGGCCACCCCTGGTACCCCGGCGATACCGTGCTGATGGGCATTGGCCAGGGTTATCTGCAGGTCACGCCGCTGCAGCTGGCAAGCGCGGTATCGGAGATCGCCATGCGCGGGCATGCCGACCGACCGCACCTGCTGCGCGCGATCCGCAATCCCGTCGACGGCAGGACCGAGGCCGTCAAGCCACAGCCCCTGCCGGCAATCACGCTCAAGCGTCCCGCCTACTGGCAAAATGTGATCGCGGGCATGCAGGCGGTCATCGACTCGCCGGCGGGCACCGCATATCGCGAATTCCACAGCTTTCCCTTGCCGGTCGCCGGCAAGACCGGCACCGCACAGGTGTTCGCCAACCCCAAGAACCCCTTCCAGCAAAAACGGCGGCATATTCCCTACCGACTGCGCGACAATGCCTTGTTCGAGGCCTTCACGCCGGTCGACCACCCCGAACTTGCGGTGGTGGTGATCGTGGAACATGCCGGCGACCGGCTCGGCCCAGCCTCCACCGTCACGCGCAAGATCATGGACTATTGGCTGGCGCATCGCCGGGCCATCGAACACCCAGGTACGCCGGTCACCCTCGAACCGGACACACGCGCCGCGACACAGTGA
- a CDS encoding D-alanyl-D-alanine carboxypeptidase family protein, translated as MRSLRLLLATLAGLTALAGNARADIPANGPTPLIPPAPHLHTGGYALLDAGNGQLLAAQDARHALGPSASTKLMLAYVTFEEMTAHRIKPATRLPVSVAAWRTPGSSMFLKPDTRISVSQLLDGLITDGGNDAAVCLAQGIAGTRQAALSLMNQTAAALGLTHTHYTSVDGLNDRHARTTALDAARLGAAVVDRFPQYLPYFRHRAMRFDGIEQYSFDRLLIRDPSALGLTVGDGTHGYGIVAAARQDGTTLVASVLGTPGGHRSTERAFAHVAGQAYALLSWAFDNFDRHVLYRPGHAIRRVRVRDAAHAIPLGVRRPLVVLVPRGQYRALRIRLRLDRHLRAPVARGQDIGTLQVTLDGRSLAQTPAVALRAGAQENLLQRMTSRISHWL; from the coding sequence ATGCGAAGTCTCCGCCTCCTACTCGCCACGCTGGCCGGCCTGACCGCGCTGGCCGGCAACGCCCGGGCCGATATCCCGGCAAACGGGCCGACGCCCTTGATTCCGCCAGCGCCGCACCTGCATACGGGCGGTTACGCGCTCCTCGATGCGGGCAATGGGCAACTGCTGGCCGCACAGGATGCGCGGCATGCGCTCGGCCCATCGGCCAGCACCAAGCTCATGCTCGCCTATGTCACCTTCGAGGAGATGACGGCACACCGGATCAAACCCGCGACGCGTCTGCCGGTCAGCGTCGCGGCCTGGCGCACGCCCGGCTCGTCGATGTTCCTCAAGCCGGACACCCGCATCAGCGTGTCGCAACTGCTCGACGGCCTGATCACAGACGGCGGCAACGATGCCGCCGTCTGTCTGGCCCAGGGCATCGCCGGCACCCGCCAGGCGGCGTTGAGCCTGATGAACCAGACGGCGGCGGCGCTCGGTCTGACGCACACGCACTACACCTCGGTCGACGGTCTGAACGACCGCCATGCCCGCACCACCGCCCTCGACGCCGCCCGCCTCGGTGCTGCGGTGGTCGACCGTTTCCCGCAGTATCTGCCCTATTTCCGCCACCGCGCGATGCGCTTTGACGGCATCGAGCAGTACAGCTTCGACCGCCTGCTGATACGCGACCCGTCGGCGCTGGGTCTGACGGTCGGCGACGGCACGCACGGCTACGGCATCGTCGCCGCTGCACGCCAGGACGGCACCACCCTGGTCGCCAGCGTGCTCGGCACCCCCGGCGGCCACCGCAGCACCGAACGCGCATTCGCGCACGTGGCCGGGCAAGCCTACGCCCTGCTCTCATGGGCGTTCGACAATTTCGACCGTCACGTCCTCTATCGCCCCGGCCACGCGATCCGTCGGGTGCGTGTCCGCGACGCCGCGCATGCGATACCTCTGGGCGTGAGGCGACCGCTCGTCGTACTGGTGCCGCGCGGCCAGTACCGGGCGCTACGCATCCGCCTGCGCCTCGACCGGCACCTGCGCGCGCCGGTCGCACGCGGCCAGGACATCGGCACGCTGCAGGTAACGCTCGACGGCCGCTCCCTGGCGCAGACACCCGCAGTCGCGCTGCGCGCCGGCGCGCAGGAAAACCTGCTGCAACGCATGACTTCACGCATTTCACACTGGCTCTAG
- the rodA gene encoding rod shape-determining protein RodA: METLYYQGARSQLLRARGLAILSRLRLDWPLVTGILAIFSVGELVLYSASGQDIATVWHQGGKFAVAFVIMIGIAQVSPQQWRRLSPYAYLFAVLMLIAVLGLGETALGARRWLDLGPVRLQPSEFMKLALPLALAYLFSRRPLPLNLPHLLGALLLIAIPVALIAKEPDLGTAMLIVITGLVVIFLAGVPYRYLLVGALVVAALVPVIWHFMHAYQKARILTFLDPERAPLGAGYHIIQSTIAIGSSGLYGLGWLHAPQAQLGFLPESRTDFIFAVFGEEFGLAGSVALLTAYAFIILRGLYIAWRASDNFSRLLAGTLSLTFAMYVFINVGMTMGLLPVVGVPLPFMSYGGTSLVTMAAAMGLLQSIARHRPLIR, from the coding sequence ATGGAAACGCTTTATTACCAAGGGGCGCGCAGCCAGCTGCTACGCGCCCGCGGACTCGCGATACTCTCGCGGCTGCGGCTGGACTGGCCGCTGGTCACCGGCATCCTCGCCATCTTCAGCGTCGGCGAACTCGTGCTGTATAGCGCTTCCGGCCAGGATATCGCGACGGTCTGGCATCAGGGCGGCAAATTCGCGGTGGCGTTCGTCATCATGATCGGTATCGCCCAGGTGTCGCCGCAGCAATGGCGACGTCTGAGCCCCTATGCCTACCTGTTCGCCGTGCTCATGCTGATAGCGGTACTCGGGCTCGGCGAAACCGCGCTGGGCGCGCGCCGCTGGCTGGATCTCGGGCCGGTGCGGCTGCAACCTTCTGAATTCATGAAACTGGCGCTGCCGCTGGCGTTGGCCTATCTGTTCAGTCGGCGGCCGTTGCCGCTCAATCTGCCGCATCTGCTGGGCGCGCTGCTGCTGATCGCGATTCCCGTCGCGCTGATCGCCAAGGAACCCGATCTGGGCACGGCAATGCTCATCGTCATCACCGGCCTGGTGGTGATCTTTCTGGCCGGCGTGCCCTACCGCTATCTGCTGGTCGGCGCACTCGTGGTTGCCGCCCTCGTCCCGGTCATCTGGCATTTCATGCATGCCTACCAGAAGGCACGCATCCTCACCTTCCTGGACCCCGAGCGCGCGCCGCTGGGCGCCGGCTATCACATCATCCAGTCCACCATCGCGATCGGTTCCAGCGGACTCTATGGCCTCGGCTGGCTGCACGCGCCGCAGGCCCAGCTCGGCTTCCTGCCCGAAAGCCGCACAGACTTCATTTTCGCGGTGTTCGGCGAGGAATTCGGGCTCGCCGGCAGCGTCGCGCTGCTCACGGCCTATGCCTTCATCATCCTGCGCGGACTCTACATCGCCTGGCGCGCCAGCGACAATTTCTCGCGCCTGCTCGCGGGCACGCTGTCGCTGACCTTCGCGATGTACGTATTCATCAACGTGGGCATGACCATGGGCCTGCTGCCCGTGGTCGGCGTACCGCTGCCGTTCATGAGCTACGGCGGCACCTCGCTCGTCACCATGGCGGCAGCGATGGGGCTGCTGCAAAGCATCGCGCGACACCGGCCGCTGATACGCTAG
- the hemN gene encoding oxygen-independent coproporphyrinogen III oxidase — protein sequence MHTGDRALIPESPTVRFDAELIRRYDRAGPRYTSYPTAVQFHEGFGEVEYRAAAARSNTQGRALSLYFHLPFCNTVCYYCACNKIVTKDRSRAAPYLARLHREIALQARLFDAGRQVEQLHWGGGTPTFLSHAEMAALMTATREHFALAEDGEYSIEVDPREAGPGTIELLGELGFNRLSLGVQDFDERVQRAVNRIQGEAETLGVIERARASGFRSVSVDLIYGLPFQSVANFAATVDRIVAAGPDRVSVFNYAHLPERFKPQRRIAAEDLPSPAEKLAILEDTIGRLTAAGYVYIGMDHFARPDDELAVAQRAGTLYRNFQGYSTHAECDLVAMGVTAIGSLGDVYAQNVRTEAEYFARLDDDRLAVFRGVVLSEDDRLRRAVISALICRFRLDFATVEAEYGIVFRDYFAAELAVLAGMREDGLLDLTAVGIEVTSAGRLLIRNICMVFDAYLTAARAAYSRAI from the coding sequence ATGCATACCGGAGACCGCGCGTTGATACCCGAATCCCCGACCGTCCGTTTCGATGCCGAGCTGATCCGCCGCTACGACCGCGCCGGCCCGCGCTATACCTCCTACCCGACCGCGGTGCAGTTCCACGAGGGCTTCGGGGAGGTCGAGTATCGCGCGGCCGCCGCGCGCAGCAACACGCAGGGGCGGGCACTGTCGCTGTATTTCCATCTGCCGTTCTGCAACACGGTCTGCTACTACTGCGCCTGCAACAAGATCGTGACCAAGGATCGTTCGCGCGCCGCACCCTATCTGGCGCGGCTGCATCGCGAGATCGCCCTGCAGGCTAGGCTGTTCGACGCCGGCAGGCAGGTGGAGCAGCTGCATTGGGGCGGCGGCACCCCGACCTTCCTCTCGCATGCCGAGATGGCCGCGCTGATGACGGCGACGCGCGAGCATTTCGCGCTGGCGGAGGATGGCGAGTATTCCATCGAGGTCGATCCGCGCGAGGCGGGCCCGGGCACCATCGAGCTGCTGGGCGAACTCGGCTTCAACCGTCTGAGTCTGGGCGTGCAGGACTTCGACGAACGCGTGCAGCGGGCGGTCAACCGCATCCAGGGCGAGGCGGAGACGCTCGGCGTAATCGAGCGGGCGCGTGCCTCCGGTTTCCGCTCGGTGAGCGTCGATCTCATCTACGGCCTGCCGTTCCAGAGCGTGGCGAATTTCGCCGCCACGGTCGATCGCATCGTCGCGGCCGGGCCGGATCGCGTTTCGGTGTTCAACTACGCGCACCTGCCCGAGCGCTTCAAGCCGCAGCGGCGGATCGCCGCCGAGGATCTGCCCAGCCCGGCGGAGAAGCTGGCCATTCTCGAGGACACCATCGGCCGGCTGACCGCGGCCGGCTACGTCTACATCGGCATGGATCACTTCGCGCGGCCGGACGACGAACTCGCGGTGGCCCAGCGCGCGGGCACGCTGTATCGCAACTTCCAGGGCTATTCCACGCACGCCGAGTGCGATCTGGTGGCCATGGGCGTGACCGCCATCGGCTCGCTGGGTGATGTCTATGCGCAGAACGTGCGCACCGAGGCGGAGTATTTCGCGCGTTTGGACGATGATCGGCTGGCGGTCTTTCGCGGGGTCGTCCTGAGCGAGGACGACCGTCTGCGGCGCGCGGTGATCTCGGCGCTGATCTGCCGCTTCCGGCTCGATTTCGCTACCGTCGAAGCCGAATACGGCATCGTGTTCCGCGATTATTTCGCTGCCGAGTTGGCGGTGCTGGCGGGCATGCGCGAGGATGGCCTGCTGGACTTGACTGCGGTGGGGATCGAGGTCACGTCGGCGGGGCGGCTGCTGATCCGCAACATCTGCATGGTCTTCGATGCCTATCTGACGGCGGCGCGCGCAGCCTATTCGAGGGCGATCTAG